The sequence GGCGGAGCTGATGATCGACCAGGGCATCCATCGGGTCCTGGTGGGAGACCGCCAGCACGTGCGCGGCATCATCACCGCCTTCGACCTGCTGCGTCTGGTCCGGTAAACAAACGCCGGTGATCTGTCTGGCGGGACGCGGGAAAGCCATCCCTGGCCGCTCGATACTCGGCCATCCAGGCCGGGTACGCCCGCCAGACGAATCACCGGCATTTGCATGATTTCAGAAAGCCAATCCCAGCGGATTGTCCGGATCGACGCCGGGCATGAACGGCACCCGCCGGTCCTGATCGGTGACCTGGTACACCAATCCCAGCCAGTTGTTGAACACCGCCTTGGCGGTGTCGCGCCAGGTGTTGTCGAGCGCAGGGACCAACTCGGCCTCGGGGAATTCCGGCGGCGGGAGGCCCCGGCGCCGGGCCGTCTCCACTGCCTCGCGGTAGGCGTCGAGACGGGCGATGGCCGCCGCTGACAGATAATTCTCCGGATACGGCGGATAGTCGTCGCGCTCACCGGCCCAGTAACGCATCACCTCCCGCTTGTATTCCTTCAGCAGACTGATGGTGTCGTACTCGGGATGGCCCTGGAAGAACACCACCCGGAACCCGTCGGGGCTGGTGGCCAGATGGACGCCCGCCTCGGCGCTCTCCACCAGCACCCGCACCCCGACCCGCTCCAGATCAGCACGGAACAGTTCGTTGAAGCGGGAATGGGGGACGTCGAAGCGGGTGTTGATGTCGGCCACCAGGGGATGGCGCGGCTCCACCACCCGGTGAGAATACACCCCCCAACGCTTGGCCGGCAGACGGGTGCGGCGGATGCCGTAGCAGTACTGCACCAGAGCGTGGGTCGCCAGACAGGAACACAGGATCGAGGTGACGTTGCGCTTGGCCCAGTCGAACACCTCCGTCAGCGGCTCCCAGAAGGCTTCCTGGGGCAGGTCCGGATGGGTGACGTTGGCGCCGCTGACGATGAGGGCGTCGAGCCCCTCGGCCTTGATCTTTTCGAAGGGCTCGTAATAGCGGTCGATGTGGGCCTGGGCCTCCGGGCCCCGCGGCAGGCCGTCGATGGTGAAGGGATGGACGTAGAACTGGACGATCTGGTTGCAGGCACCCAACAGCCGGAAAAACTGGCGCTCGGTGGCCTCCAGGGCCTTGTCCGGCATCATGTTGAGCAGCCCGACGTGCAGCTCGCGGATGTCCTGACGCCGGGCGTGTTCCGGGGTCAGGATCTTCTGGCCCTCCGCCCGCAGGCGCGCGAAGGTGGGCAACGGGGTGTGGGCGACCAGCGGCATCAGCCCGCCCCTCCCTCGTATGCCTTCCGGCTTTCCCGGGCGGCGATGGCGTCGGCCACCAGCTGGAGGAAATCCTGCTCGTCGCGGACCTTCGCCGCCTCACCGGCGTCGATGACATAGCCGTAGCGGTCGGCGATCTGCTGATAGCGCGGCAGACGCGACTGCAACAGGCGCGGGAACACCCAGATCACAAACTCATCCGGAGGGATTTCCTCCACCGCCCGGTAACCCTTCTCCCGCATGAACGCGTGCAGCTGCCGGTCCAGGAAATCCTCGCGGTAGTACAGCGGCTTGGGGGCGCGGCGGGCACGCTCGATCAGGGTCTGCTCCAGATCCGGCGTGGTGCGGATATAGACCATCACCGTATGCCGCGCCAGGATTTCCAGCACTTCCGGTTCGTCCAGCTCGCACACGCTGCCGCCGGCGTCGTTGATGAAATGGCGGTAACCGTAGATGTCGCGGGCCTTGTCGATGAAGGCGGGCACGTCGCGCATGGCGGCGATCTCCGCCTCCCGGTGCAGGGCCTGGCGGCGCTTGAACTCCGCCAGCGGCAGGCCGCCCCGGGCCGGATCGCCGACCTTGCCGAGAAAGGTGGAAATCGGTGTCAGATTGTCCACGGTGATGTTGTTGCAGATATAGATGGAATCGGAACGCAGCAGGTCGCGCAGAAACGGCACTTGCATCGCCTGGCGCTTGATGTTGTCGAGAATCGGCTCGTTCAGGTACTTGGTGCCGATGCGGTAGTCGCCGGAATAGTGGAACCACTGCTCCTTGGGCAGCTTGTTGGCGAGGGTGGTCTTGCCCACCCCGGACATCCCCAGCAGGGTGATCCGTTTGGCGTCCCAGGCGAGAAATTCCCGCGGCGTCATTCGCATGAATTCGGACTCCTAGCTTCGAAAGAAACGGTTATGGTAGCGGTCCGCCGCCAGGGGCGGAAATCGCAATTTTGGACTGAAATGCCGACAGCCGGTTCAACCGCTGCGCTATCGGCGACAAAATGTCAGAATTATGCGACAATCATTTGCATGAAAGCGACAGTCGTGTCATTCCTGCTGCTGCCCGTAGCGCTGCTGTGGTTCCCGGCCGTCGTCCCGGCAGCCGAAAACCCGGCCAGGCCGACGTGGCGCAGTCTGACGTTCGAACTGCCGCCAGCGTTCACGGTCACCGCGGAGCTCGAGGACATCGACGCCAGCGCCGCCCCCCTGGTCGAACGCCCGCGGGCGCTGGCGCCGAAGACGCCCCGGCTGCTCCATCTCAAGGTCGCCACCCGGCTGCAATGGTTTTTGAGCACCAAAACCTGGCTGGGGGACCTGTGGCTGCAACCGGACTGGCGCGCCCTGCAACGCAACCGCCTGAAATCCGGCCGCTCGCGCAACCTGAAAATCTACCGCTACGCCGAACACGGCGTCTACCGCCTGCGCTATCAGCCCCGGGACGGGAAAGACGACCCGCCGTCCCAATGGCCGCTCACAAGCGAACAGTTTTACCCCTACTCCCCCAAGGTCGCCCGGCGCTGCGGCACGGTCAGCGATCCTTACGCGCTGTTGATCCACCTGAGCCGGAAGCAGGCACCCGACACACCGCTGTGCCTGTTCAACAAACACAGCGTCTATGAGGTCCACCTGCGGCAGGAGGGGGTGCAAAGCTTCGCGGCGGACTTCCAGCGCGACGGCGAGCGCGTCCAGGGAAGGATCGAAGCCGAACGCTGGCGCATCCTGCCGACCCCTCTGGAACCGGAGCACAACCCCGAAGCCTTCGAATTCCTGGGGATGGAAGGCGTCATCGAGGTGCTGCGCGATCCGGCCACCCACCTGCCACTGCAGATCCACGGTTATGTGGAAGCCCTGCCCCAGGCCCGCCTGCGCCTGACCCGGGTCCGGAGCCGCTAGGCGGCCGCCACCCGGCGCGCCAGCCGCCGCAGCAGTCCGTCCGGCTCGGCCACCGCCAAGGCGGCGATTTCCCGCGCCCGGTCGCGCAGGTCGGCAAAGGCGTAGATGCGCAGCTGCGGGGCGTTGCCGGAGGGACGCACGTGGGCGATCTCGCCGTTGGCGAAATAGCAGCGCACCCCGTCGAGGACGTTGAGCTTCACCACCGGCGCAAAGCCGTCTT comes from Methylomarinovum caldicuralii and encodes:
- the metA gene encoding homoserine O-succinyltransferase MetA is translated as MPLVAHTPLPTFARLRAEGQKILTPEHARRQDIRELHVGLLNMMPDKALEATERQFFRLLGACNQIVQFYVHPFTIDGLPRGPEAQAHIDRYYEPFEKIKAEGLDALIVSGANVTHPDLPQEAFWEPLTEVFDWAKRNVTSILCSCLATHALVQYCYGIRRTRLPAKRWGVYSHRVVEPRHPLVADINTRFDVPHSRFNELFRADLERVGVRVLVESAEAGVHLATSPDGFRVVFFQGHPEYDTISLLKEYKREVMRYWAGERDDYPPYPENYLSAAAIARLDAYREAVETARRRGLPPPEFPEAELVPALDNTWRDTAKAVFNNWLGLVYQVTDQDRRVPFMPGVDPDNPLGLAF
- a CDS encoding ATPase, which gives rise to MRMTPREFLAWDAKRITLLGMSGVGKTTLANKLPKEQWFHYSGDYRIGTKYLNEPILDNIKRQAMQVPFLRDLLRSDSIYICNNITVDNLTPISTFLGKVGDPARGGLPLAEFKRRQALHREAEIAAMRDVPAFIDKARDIYGYRHFINDAGGSVCELDEPEVLEILARHTVMVYIRTTPDLEQTLIERARRAPKPLYYREDFLDRQLHAFMREKGYRAVEEIPPDEFVIWVFPRLLQSRLPRYQQIADRYGYVIDAGEAAKVRDEQDFLQLVADAIAARESRKAYEGGAG